The following coding sequences lie in one Vanacampus margaritifer isolate UIUO_Vmar chromosome 16, RoL_Vmar_1.0, whole genome shotgun sequence genomic window:
- the ncor1 gene encoding nuclear receptor corepressor 1 isoform X5 yields the protein MSSSSGYPSSQGSFSSEQGRYPSHSVQYTFSGRQQDFAVPDYRTHMQDPQGRRRPSLLSEFHPGTERPPERRHGYEQQFHSITTQAEHEALETKRPRMDSISEAHITRTSSSAGGILLPMHHTLQDSLRATVEVKKESPFSVKVECPSPAGPTLHLGDEHDTSPSKLSKEELIQSMDRVDREIAKVEQQIFKLKKKQQQLEEEAAKPVEPEKPVTPPPVEHKHRSIVQIIYDENRKKAEEAHKILEGLGPKVELPLYNQPSDTKVYHDNIKTNQVMRKKLILFFKRRNHARKQREQNICQRYDQLMEAWEKKVERLENNPRRKAKESRTREYYERQFPEIRKQREQQERFQRVGQRGTGLSATIARSEHEISEIIDGLSEQENNEKQMRQMSVIPPMMYDSEQRRVKFINMNGLMDDPMKVYKARQFMNVWTEHEKEIFKDKFVQHPKNFGLIASYLERKCVADCVLYYYLTKKNNNYKTLVRRNYGRRRGRNQQITRPAQEEKSEDKNEEEKSEKSEKKEDEEKKDEEEKDEKEESRDIGKDKDKCDGGEDEDGKEQNTPRGRKTANSQGRRKGRITTRSMANEAATMASEEAPPPASEAAVPDPPQLPKSDTAQKSIKEPTKPPTPVASLDTKAGAGETGETSRWTEEEMEVAKKGLVEHGRNWTAIAKMVGSKSEAQCKNFYFNYKRRHNLDNLLQQHKQDTRRARADRSQGEGLTTASPDDDDDNADDSEGGDNSSDTESAPSPSQTDLTKSGDSRRPDSAAADALSSDQDQAQGSNAKTSDPSYGALRVKEEKSPEGEAASHEEKSRVASYSGVVHPKTEPQDVDMKSGEVQVKMEPEVKEKGDKGEHGERQKELHSDNDSSATCSADEDVEAEPERQRILSMEKPSLLSPAGTVLVSSPKQIPHSIQQMHQRAAAIPPMVPGPYGHSPVPISGFAMLQHQIKAAHASAHQEEKQRQDQGDLERRPPFNTRSPSLVDRDGKPLPYMPYDMMLALDQEAFSGRPGSPYRLSPRDLSKSSPQPDPNIPNAFRSSVPPVLHPAPSQLIQSLPDGARMAFSRPSRPPNIPSPPPLIPTTKPTDKPSFIHGGSISQGTPGTYLPSHAVYGPDGSKNTVGSISLGLPRHHDPNKSAPSINDGRGNPSKLGENLSFRGSITQGTPALSQSTVAADLLKGTITKLATEDLSISDKTRDQMAKGHVIYEGKSGHILSYDAIKNPRENTRSPRTGHELKRTYDMMEGPISRGHPGREGAPFEGLISRALPREALHGDSKDRQIITGSIMQGTPRTAAETYEDVLKYGKQIKRESPPIRSFDGGIGKGKPYEGVNTIKETGRSIHEIPRQDQSGQDLRKTPDLSDRRVIEASMSQIHSLNQPTIKHNVKSLITSPSKLPHSLEAMERSKYEESKAVRHTSVVNSTTSVLRSTHQEAAKSQLSPGMYEDANARRTPVNYSSNSVTRGSPMLGRSSDGAKSGAHERKNAMTPTQRECVPAKSPVGGGDPRASHSPFDPHHRPVVPGEVYRAHLPPHLDPSIAFHRVIDPAFMFPRQPSPTGYPNTYQLYTMENTRQTILNDYITSQQMQVIPRPDMVRGVSPREQPVSIPYPAGARGTPTLERIAYLPGAQPPFTARAFNPTSISPGHQAHLAAAAAAAASVERERERDREQQEKEREKEREQRDREMRERDRERERERERANDYIRGSVVEQPGRPGSRGYLHSPSPSLRTQEVVVQQRPSIFQGKSVITSLMPHSAAVTAASQGNSRYSTAADALAALVDIAASAPPVEVAKVKENKRDERDDELSSASRRAASISEQQQQQQQEPERRSVPYGAMSRPGGKHHPAYPEGVGVKDKAPQTSKSRIEEELRTCGKTTMTTANLIEVIITQQIAPEKDPRERGSQSSDSSSSRQYMMSSNRYDNTGGGAIEVISPASSPVHSQQEKPDDRQRTAAGMRVYDMSRYRPSAEPPQPSSQQPPSSQADSFSQIPKTHRVMTLADHISHIITQDFARNQEPPTVSSLASATFQSTMPPASSSSRAKASSRYSPENQIQAPHHHRPSSRVSPENATDKLRSRPGKSPERGGRQMENYEPISPPQSYQDMEKQETGGPAPQRREADNSEIRSDSRSPGSVSYLPSFFTKLENTSPMVKSKKQEIFRKLNSTSGVGDSDVGNAQPGTEIFNLPAVTSSSSINPRNHSFSDPASNLGLEDIIRKALMGNLEDRPEEHQGAISNTSNTSSDTRQEANPSPSIAKQKQSKANSRKSKSPNLGQAYSGGDRPSSVSSVHSEGDYHRQAQAQSQWSWDDRPSSAGSMQFPYNPLTMRIMSSTPPTSISSPSIQSHQQQPQQQPPLPAGAIVRPQCGVWQQPLMSEQYEPLSDSDD from the exons CTCACATGCAGGATCCGCAGGGTCGACGAAGACCGTCTTTACTATCTGAATTCCACCCTGGGACTGAAAG GCCTCCAGAGAGACGACATGGTTACGAACAGCAGTTCCACTCCATCACTACTCAGGCAGAACATGAGGCACTGGAGACTAAGCGCCCACGTATGGACTCTATTTCTGAGGCCCACATCACCCGTACCTCTTCTTCTGCCGGGGGTATTCTCTTGCCCATGCACCATACACTACAGGATAGCCTCAGAGCCACCGTAGAGGTGAAAAAG gaGTCGCCGTTCTCTGTGAAAGTGGAATGCCCTTCCCCAGCAGGACCGACGTTGCACCTTGGGGACGAGCATGACACATCTCCTTCCAAGCTGTCCAAGGAGGAGCTGATCCAGAGTATGGACCGTGTGGACAGAGAGATTGCTAAAGTGGAGCAGCAGATTTTCAAGTTGAAGAAAAAGCAA CAACAACTGGAGGAGGAAGCGGCAAAGCCTGTGGAGCCAGAAAAGCCAGTGACCCCTCCCCCAGTGGAACACAAGCACCGCAGCATAGTCCAAATCATCTATGATGAGAACAGA AAAAAAGCTGAAGAAGCCCATAAAATACTAGAAGGTCTTGGTCCCAAGGTTGAACTG CCCCTGTACAATCAACCATCAGACACAAAAGTTTACCATGACAACATTAAAAC CAATCAAGTCATGAGGAAGAagctgattcttttttttaagaggaggAATCATGCTCGTAAACAAAGG GAACAGAATATCTGCCAACGCTACGACCAGCTGATGGAAgcttgggaaaaaaaggtggagCGCCTTGAGAACAACCCCAGGCGCAAAGCCAAGGAGAGCAGGACACGGGAGTACTATGAAAGGCAATTCCCTGAGATCCGGAAGCAGAGAGAGCAGCAGGAGCGCTTCCAGAG ggtTGGCCAGAGAGGAACAGGTCTCTCTGCAACAATCGCTAGAAGCGAGCATGAGATTTCTGAAATTATTGATGGCCTTTCTGAGCAGGAG AACAACGAAAAACAGATGAGACAGATGTCAGTCATCCCTCCAATGATGTATGACTCAGAGCAGAGGCGAGTGAAGTTCATCAACATGAATGGCTTGATGGATGACCCCATGAAGGTGTACAAAGCCCGACAGTTCATGAATGTTTGGACTGAACACGAGAAAGAGATCTTTAAAGACAA GTTTGTCCAACACCCGAAGAACTTTGGCCTGATTGCTTCCTATCTAGAAAGAAAG TGTGTTGCTGACTGTGTCCTGTACTACTACCTGACCAAGAAGAACAACAACTACAAGACGCTGGTGAGACGCAACTACGGTAGACGGCGGGGAAGGAACCAG CAAATAACACGTCCTGCACAAGAAGAGAAGTCCGAAGATAAAAACGAAGAGGAAAAATCGGAGAAGTCCgagaaaaaagaagacgaagaaaaGAAAGACGAGGAAGAGAAAGATGAAAAGGAGGAGTCGAG GGACATTGGCAaggacaaagacaagtgtgACGGTGGGGAGGACGAGGACGGAAAAGAGCAAAACACGCCGCGTGGCAGGAAGACCGCCAACAGCCAGGGCCGACGTAAGGGAAGGATCACCACACGCTCCATGGCCAATGAGGCTGCCACTATGGCGTCGGAGGAAGCGCCTCCCCCTGCTTCAGAGGCTGCCGTGCCAGATCCTCCGCAGCTCCCTAAATCCGATACAGCTCAGAAGTCCATAAAAGAACCGACAAAACCGCCTACTCCAGTAGCTTCACTGGATACAAAAG CTGGTGCTGGTGAAACTGGAGAAACTTCTCGCTGGACCGAGGAGGAAATGGAAGTCGCCAAAAAAG GTTTAGTTGAGCATGGACGAAACTGGACGGCCATCGCCAAAATGGTGGGCAGCAAAAGTGAGGCGCAGTGCAAAAACTTCTATTTCAATTACAAGCGACGTCACAATCTGGACAACCTGCTGCAGCAGCATAAGCAG GACACACGGCGGGCTCGTGCCGACAGGTCTCAAGGTGAAGGTCTAACCACAGCCTCAcctgacgacgatgacgacaaTGCAGATGACAGTGAAG GCGGTGACAATAGCTCTGACACAGAGAGTGCTCCCTCCCCCTCTCAAACCGACCTGACCAAGTCCGGTGACTCCAGGAGACCAGACAGTGCTGCTGCAGATGCTCTGAGCTCTGATCAGGACCAGGCTCAGGGCAGCAATGCGAAAACGTCCGACCCCTCATACGGGGCGCTGCGTGTCAAGGAAGAGAAAAGCCCAGAGGGTGAGGCTGCTTCGCATGAGGAAAAGAGCAGAGTGGCTTCCTACTCAGGTGTGGTCCATCCAAAAACTGAACCTCAAGATGTGGACATGAAATCTGGAGAAGTTCAGGTTAAAATGGAGCCTGAGGTCAAGGAGAAAGGAGATAAAGGTGAACATGGCGAGAGGCAGAAGGAACTCCACTCAGATAATGACTCTAGCGCCACCTGCAGTGCTGATGAAGACGTGGAAGCAGAGCCTGAAAGACagag AATCCTTTCCATGGAGAAGCCATCTTTGCTCAGTCCCGCAGGCACGGTCCTGGTGTCTTCACCTAAGCAAATTCCACACAGCATCCAGCAGATGCATCAGAGGGCAGCTGCCATTCCACCAATG GTACCTGGTCCATATGGCCATAGTCCGGTGCCCATCAGTGGTTTTGCGATGTTGCAGCACCAGATCAAAGCGGCGCATGCGTCGGCACACCAGGAGGAGAAGCAGAGGCAGGACCAGGGAGACCTGGAGCGCAGACCGCCCTTCAACACCCGCAGCCCAAGTCTGGTTGACAGAGATG GTAAGCCCCTACCCTACATGCCTTATGACATGATGTTGGCTCTGGACCAGGAGGCCTTCTCTGGTCGGCCAGGCTCTCCTTACAGACTCTCCCCCAGGGATCTAAGCAAGTCCTCACCCCAACCTGACCCCAACATCCCCAATGCTTTCCGCTCCAGTGTGCCGCCAg TCCTCCACCCGGCGCCCAGCCAGCTGATCCAGAGTCTGCCAGACGGCGCACGGATGGCTTTCAGCAGACCCAGTCGACCGCCTAACATTCCCTCGCCGCCTCCTCTCATTCCAACCACCAAACCCACTGACAAACCGTCCTTCATTCATGGGGGCTCAATATCTCAG GGAACCCCAGGCACATACCTGCCTTCGCATGCCGTTTATGGGCCTGACGGGAGTAAGAATACTGTGGGCTCCATCTCTTTGGGCCTGCCTCGGCACCACGATCCCAACAAGTCTG ctccaTCTATAAATGATGGTAGAGGAAACCCATCAAAATTGGGCGAGAACCTGTCTTTCAGAGGATCTATCacgcag GGCACACCAGCCCTTTCCCAATCTACTGTTGCTGCTGACCTGCTTAAGGGCACCATCACAAAACTGGCCACAGAAGACCTGAGTATCTCTGACAAGACGAGGGACCAGATGGCTAAAGGGCATGTTATTTACGAGGGCAAGAGTGGTCACATCCTCTCTTATGATG CCATCAAGAACCCAAGGGAAAATACCCGTAGTCCCAGAACTGGCCATGAGTTAAAACGCACTTATGACATGATGGAGGGACCCATCAGCAGGGGCCACCCAGGCAGGGAAGGCGCTCCATTTGAAG GTTTGATTAGCAGAGCTTTGCCCAGAGAAGCCCTCCATGGAGATTCTAAAGACCGGCAAATAATCACTGGCTCAATCATGCAAG gAACACCTAGAACAGCTGCAGAAACATACGAAGATGTTCTGAAATATGGGAAACAGATCAAACGAGAGAGCCCACCTATCCGCTCCTTTGATGGGGGGATTGGCAAAGGAAAGCCCTATGAGGGCGTTAATACCATTAAAGAGACTGGTCGCTCCATTCACGAAATCCCTCGACAGGACCAGTCTGGCCAGGACCTCAGAAAGACCCCTGACCTATCAGACAGGAGGGTCATAGAGGCTTCCATGTCGCAG ATTCACTCTCTGAACCAACCTACAATCAAGCACAATGTTAAGTCCCTAATCACCAGTCCCAGTAAGCTTCCGCACAGCCTTGAGGCCATGGAACGAAGCAAGTACGAGGAGAGCAAGGCAGTGCGCCACACTTCGGTGGTTAACTCCACCACCTCGGTCCTGCGCTCAACGCACCAGGAAGCTGCAAAGTCTCAGCTCAGCCCAGGCATGTATGAGGATGCCAACGCTCGCAGGACCCCTGTGAACTACAGCTCCAATTCCGTGACCAGAGGTTCACCCATGCTGGGCCGTTCATCAGATG GGGCGAAATCTGGTGCGCATGAAAGAAAAAACGCAATGACACCCACGCAGAGGGAATGTGTCCCAGCCAAGTCCCCAGTGGGGGGTGGCGATCCCAGGGCTTCTCACAGCCCCTTCGACCCTCACCACAGGCCGGTTGTTCCAGGGGAAGTATACCGAGCCCACCTACCTCCACATCTTGACCCCAGTATTGCCTTCCATAGAGTGATTGATCCTG CCTTCATGTTTCCCAGACAGCCATCTCCAACTGGCTACCCCAACACATACCAACTATACACGATGGAGAACACGCGGCAAACCATCCTCAATGATTACATCACTTCTCAGCAGATGCAAGTCATCCCCCGGCCTGACATGGTCCGTGGGGTGTCACCGCGGGAACAGCCCGTTTCTATCCCGTACCCAGCTGGAGCGAGAG GTACTCCCACTTTGGAACGTATCGCCTACCTCCCTGGAGCTCAGCCCCCTTTCACTGCTAGGGCTTTCAACCCAACCTCCATATCGCCAG GTCACCAAGCCCACCTTGCTGCagcagccgccgccgctgcAAGCGTGGAGAGGGAACGGGAACGTGACCGTGAGCAACAAGAGAAGGAGAGGGAAAAGGAAAGGGAGCAGCGGGATCGAGAAATGCGAGAACGGGATCGGGAAAGAGAGCGGGAAAGAGAGCGAGCGAATGATTACATTCGTGGAA GTGTTGTTGAGCAACCAGGCCGGCCAGGAAGCCGAGGCTATCTACATTCTCCTTCCCCTTCACTCAGAACGCAGGAAGTGGTTGTTCAGCAGCGACCAAGCATCTTTCAGGGCAAGAGTGTTATCACTTCTCTTAT GCCTCATTCAGCAGCAGTAACAGCAGCGTCCCAAGGTAACTCTCGCTACAGCACTGCAGCTGATGCACTGGCTGCTTTGGTGGATATCGCAGCCTCGGCCCCGCCCGTGGAGGTGGCCAAAGTGAAGGAGAACAAACGGGATGAGCGGGATGACGAATTATCTTCAGCATCTCGGAGAGCAGCGAGCATCtcggagcagcagcagcagcagcagcaggagccagAGCGGCGATCCGTACCATATGGTGCTATGTCTCGTCCAGGGGGGAAACACCACCCAGCGTACCCTGAAGGGGTTGGTGTTAAAGATAAAGCGCCGCAAACCTCAAAGTCCCGCATTGAGGAGGAGCTTCGAACCTGTGGAAAAACAACCATGACGACCGCTAACTTAATTGAAGTCATCATCACCCAACAAATAGCACCAGAAAAAGACCCCCGGGAGCGAGGCTCTCAGAGCTCTGACTCCTCAAGTAGCCGTCAGTATATGA TGTCATCAAACCGATATGACAACACTGGCGGAGGAGCCATTGAAGTGATAAGTCCTGCTAGTTCCCCAGTTCATTCCCAACAAGAAAAACCTGACGACAGGCAGCGGACGGCAG CTGGCATGCGGGTTTATGACATGAGTCGATACCGGCCTTCGGCAGAGCCACCACAGCCAAGTTCCCAGCAGCCCCCATCATCCCAGGCCGACAGTTTCTCCCAAATCCCCAAGACGCATCGGGTCATGACCTTGGCAGATCACATTTCG CATATTATAACCCAGGACTTTGCCCGGAATCAAGAACCTCCCACAGTTTCCTCTTTAGCCTCTGCCACATTCCAGAGCACGATGCCACCCGCGTCTTCGTCAAGTCGAGCCAAGGCGTCCAGCCGCTACAGCCCCGAGAACCAAATCCAGGCCCCACATCACCACCGTCCCTCCAGCAGGGTTTCCCCGGAAAACGCCACCGACAAACTCCGATCCAG GCCTGGCAAGTCTCCAGAGAGAGGTGGGAGGCAGATGGAGAACTATGAGCCCATCTCACCACCGCAGAGCTACCAAGACATGGAAAAGCAGGAGACTGGTGGGCCTGCACCTCAAAGGCGAGAGGCGGACAACTCTGAGATCAG GAGTGACTCGCGGTCCCCTGGCAGTGTCAGTTACCTGCCCTCCTTCTTCACCAAACTAGAAAACACCTCACCTATGGTGAAATCCAAAAAGCAGGAGATCTTTCGTAAGTTGAACTCCACATCTGGTGTTGGTGATTCTGATGTTG GAAATGCTCAACCAGGCACAGAAATTTTCAACTTGCCTGCTGTTACCAGCTCCA GTAGCATCAACCCTAGGAACCACTCCTTTAGTGACCCTGCGAGTAATTTGGGCCTAGAGGACATAATCCGTAAAGCCTTAATGGGTAACTTGGAGGACAGACCAGAGGAGCACCAAGGTGCCATCAGCAACACATCCAACACAAGCAGTGACACCCGCCAGGAGGCCAACCCGTCGCCCAGCATAG CGAAGCAGAAGCAGAGTAAAGCCAACAGCCGTAAATCGAAGTCACCTAACCTGGGTCAGGCCTACTCGGGAGGGGATCGCCCCTCCTCGGTGTCCTCCGTACACTCCGAGGGAGACTATCACAGACAAGCACAAGCCCAGTCCCAATGGAGTTGGGATGACCGACCTTCATCGGCAG GCTCCATGCAGTTCCCTTACAACCCACTGACCATGCGCATAATGAGCAGCACGCCACCCACCTCCATCTCGTCTCCCTCCATACAGAGCCACCAGCAGCAGCCACAGCAGCAGCCGCCGCTTCCTGCTGGAGCTATAGTGCGCCCACAGTGTGGTGTGTGGCAGCAGCCTCTGATGTCAGAGCAATACGAGCCCCTGTCGGACAGCGATGACTGA